Below is a genomic region from Pseudomonas frederiksbergensis.
CTAACTTGTCCTGATTTAGTAAAAAGCCCCGCCCTCAAAAGCGGGGCTTTTTTGTGCCCGTCTGTTTTTACCAGGCCACACCAAAGCCTGCCGTATAGCGAGTCTTGCTGAGATCACTATTCTCAGTGCCGCTGATCACGTCTCGCTCGGCCTTCAGATTGAGCGATGCCCACTCCGTCACCTTGTAGCGCAACCCAACTTCCGCATCGAGGGCGTAGTTCGCGACGCCAGACAACGGCTTGCCGACCTCACCACTGGAGAAAAGCTGAACTGTCTTGCCGATCAGGTAGCGGTTGTAGTCCCACTTCATTGCCAGGGAATAGAAGTTGTCTTGACCGCCACCCTTGTACTCATAGTCGGTACGGTTGAGCAGCGAGCCCAGAGAAAACGCCCCCAGCTCATCGTCCCAGAATTGATAGCCCGGGCCGGTACCCACCGTGCGCTGGCGGGACAGGTCTTCAACCTTGTCGCGCCTGTAGGTCAAACGCCCTTCCCAGAACCATTTTTCGGTGATGAAGCGGTCGAGGGCGTATTCAGCACGCCAATTATCCGTGGTGACCACGTCATTCTGGAATTCGCGGTTGTACTCACCCTCAGCGGTATGACGCCACTTGCCATGACGGGCGCTGGTCTTGAAATCAATGTCGTAGCTATTGGTGTCCTTTTCC
It encodes:
- a CDS encoding DUF481 domain-containing protein, which codes for MLSRTLMCLAVISASTPLLADTVWLKNGDRLSGKIKVFDGGKLLIQTEYAGAIAIDWKQVKTLESDQELLVKQDAYTGEKAKSLRAAEAGKVTLANGEAPKTVELASIQQIIKPRPVIEDMVWKGNVDMALDYQRAEKDTNSYDIDFKTSARHGKWRHTAEGEYNREFQNDVVTTDNWRAEYALDRFITEKWFWEGRLTYRRDKVEDLSRQRTVGTGPGYQFWDDELGAFSLGSLLNRTDYEYKGGGQDNFYSLAMKWDYNRYLIGKTVQLFSSGEVGKPLSGVANYALDAEVGLRYKVTEWASLNLKAERDVISGTENSDLSKTRYTAGFGVAW